A single window of Terriglobia bacterium DNA harbors:
- a CDS encoding penicillin acylase family protein translates to MAHSGKPQLDGTLTVMGIEAQIEILRDRWGVPHIYANSVADLFFGQGFAAAQDRLYQMEMWRRTASGELSAILGIEYLERDRMARLMRYRGNMDTEWSSYGKKAGLILESFTSGINAYIEACGDDLPPEFQMLDFRPRPWKPEDCLLRQFSPRITYNTTYEIARAEMISEIGLEATLKFFPTEPHRIPFLDPEVDLSGISSSSLPELVSLPVHPSPAPDGSNCWAVDGTRSATGKPLLASDPHRSMLVPSLRYLCHLVAPGWNLIGSGEPHLPGVALGHNEQIAFGFTVAPFDQADLYVETLSPHDRSQYRHGEGWRKMEIERDWIKVKGKAEPVEVTLKFTRHGPVVWEDAATSRAIAIRWTGSEPGTAAYLGCLELDQAQDWESFRQALRYWRMPAENIVYADVHNNIGWVAAGMLPLRRGWDGLLPVSGHSDRFEWNGFLPIDELPQQHNPSSHFVATANNNILPPQFPHHLAYDWKPPYRVQRISEVLRELEKATLEDFKRLQHDEHLIPARDLIDLLMRSPAVPQPAVEQARQMLGKWNCVLAADSGPALLFKIWAAHLRSHFLKTQMDKKAAAVAGKYLELPVLLDLLHSMQPQALSELLCNALESAVAEATARFGADIRLWRWGTLHKVHFQHPLAKTEEQKELLNTGSFDCGGDDDTVNSMRGPGYLCQTGPSHRQIIDLSDWDRSVFLNIPGQSGDPYSPHYRDHIDLWQKKEYAPMLYTRAAIEQNTIHWLTLVPAK, encoded by the coding sequence ATGGCCCATTCCGGCAAACCTCAACTCGACGGCACATTGACAGTTATGGGAATAGAAGCCCAGATCGAAATCCTACGCGACAGATGGGGTGTCCCGCATATTTACGCGAATTCCGTGGCCGATCTTTTTTTTGGCCAGGGCTTTGCGGCCGCGCAGGACCGTCTGTACCAGATGGAGATGTGGCGGCGGACTGCAAGCGGAGAGCTATCCGCCATTCTGGGCATTGAATACCTGGAGCGGGACCGGATGGCGCGATTGATGCGCTACCGCGGCAACATGGACACCGAATGGAGCAGCTACGGAAAAAAGGCCGGGCTCATTCTGGAATCGTTCACCAGCGGGATCAACGCATATATCGAAGCATGTGGAGATGATCTTCCGCCGGAATTTCAGATGCTCGATTTCCGCCCGCGGCCGTGGAAGCCGGAAGATTGCTTGCTACGGCAGTTTTCACCCCGGATCACCTACAACACCACGTATGAGATTGCGCGCGCGGAAATGATTTCGGAAATCGGGCTCGAAGCGACGCTCAAATTTTTTCCCACAGAACCGCACCGAATTCCTTTTCTGGATCCCGAGGTTGATTTGTCCGGAATCTCCTCCAGTTCACTGCCCGAGCTTGTCTCTTTGCCGGTCCACCCATCTCCGGCGCCCGATGGAAGCAACTGCTGGGCCGTTGACGGAACGCGCAGCGCAACCGGCAAGCCTCTGCTGGCAAGCGATCCGCACCGGTCCATGCTCGTGCCGTCTCTGCGGTATCTATGCCATCTGGTTGCGCCAGGCTGGAACCTCATCGGCTCCGGCGAGCCCCACCTTCCCGGCGTGGCCCTGGGCCATAATGAGCAGATTGCCTTTGGATTTACCGTTGCTCCATTCGACCAGGCAGACCTTTATGTAGAAACGCTGTCACCTCACGACCGGAGCCAATACCGCCATGGAGAGGGCTGGCGGAAGATGGAGATCGAGCGGGACTGGATCAAAGTTAAGGGCAAAGCTGAACCGGTGGAAGTTACGCTAAAGTTCACCCGCCATGGCCCCGTTGTCTGGGAGGATGCGGCCACCAGCCGTGCCATTGCAATTCGGTGGACCGGCTCCGAGCCGGGCACAGCGGCGTATCTTGGCTGCCTGGAGCTCGACCAGGCGCAGGACTGGGAGAGCTTCCGCCAGGCGCTTCGATATTGGCGCATGCCCGCCGAAAATATTGTTTACGCCGATGTACACAACAACATCGGGTGGGTCGCGGCCGGAATGTTGCCTCTGCGGCGCGGATGGGACGGATTGCTTCCCGTCTCAGGCCATAGCGACCGCTTTGAATGGAACGGTTTTCTCCCAATCGATGAGCTTCCTCAGCAGCACAACCCTTCCAGTCACTTTGTCGCAACGGCGAACAACAACATTCTTCCGCCGCAGTTCCCTCATCACCTGGCCTATGATTGGAAACCGCCATATCGTGTCCAGCGGATAAGTGAAGTCCTGAGAGAGCTTGAAAAAGCCACGCTGGAAGACTTCAAGCGGCTGCAGCACGATGAGCACTTGATCCCGGCGCGCGATCTTATCGATCTGCTCATGCGCTCCCCCGCTGTGCCCCAGCCGGCGGTGGAGCAAGCCCGCCAGATGCTGGGAAAATGGAATTGTGTTCTGGCCGCGGATTCAGGCCCGGCTTTGCTGTTCAAGATATGGGCTGCGCATCTTCGCTCCCATTTTTTGAAAACACAGATGGACAAAAAAGCAGCGGCGGTTGCCGGCAAATACCTGGAATTGCCGGTCCTGCTGGACCTACTGCATTCCATGCAGCCTCAGGCGCTCAGCGAGTTGCTGTGCAATGCCCTTGAAAGCGCGGTTGCTGAAGCCACCGCGCGTTTTGGGGCTGACATCCGGTTATGGCGCTGGGGTACGCTGCATAAAGTCCATTTTCAACATCCGCTGGCGAAAACCGAAGAGCAAAAAGAGCTTCTGAATACCGGAAGCTTTGATTGTGGAGGCGACGATGACACGGTAAATTCCATGCGTGGCCCGGGCTATCTCTGCCAGACTGGGCCTTCACACCGGCAAATCATCGATCTCTCCGATTGGGACCGTTCCGTTTTCCTCAATATTCCGGGCCAATCCGGCGATCCCTACAGCCCCCATTACCGCGACCATATTGATTTGTGGCAAAAAAAAGAATATGCGCCGATGCTTTACACGCGGGCTGCGATCGAGCAGAACACCATACATTGGCTGACGCTTGTTCCTGCAAAGTAA